One Gordonia mangrovi genomic region harbors:
- a CDS encoding sigma-54-dependent Fis family transcriptional regulator, translated as MGFQPSSPRTPTTIATARERFLSDDDVPVGVRESISTSWRRSRAFNVHADRLELPFVREPNLESPLVSAARPVIRQLADDLSAEPVSIILTSPDGVVLSRATAHRPLERMLDDVSLAPGYSYSEEHAGTNGIGTALENRQATLVRGSEHYAGVLADLSCAGVPIVHPVSGACVGALDLTGLADDGGPLLLSLAKSATAQIEQRMLSQASEHESRLLNAYLATCRRAPQMMVLAIAGEVVLMNQRLRLAIDPQDHISLLEHAVDQTLDTTASRRVGTMASGRVARLSPVPEFWDDTAGMAIFHVHLIDTGERAEPATARRRGTALPGVVGRSSSWHQACDRVVRSLRAGDWLAVSGEPGTGRSTVLRTGAALTRGNVRVFSAADLRIPQSLDALDTELDREDFSIVLRDVDALDGDTLDHIADMLQGREGAGWVGVTVGDLTVDALHDADAAAILLPFFTHTVPIPPLRHRIEDLQDLIPSLLRQLTRGRELTVSSAAMRQLAKYSWPGNVAELRQILREIVTHQRSGVIDVNQLPPSCRALSRHTLTRIEAMERDAIIRSLEENGGHKPAAAAALGISRATIYRKIKEFGIDL; from the coding sequence GTGGGATTCCAGCCATCGTCACCCAGAACACCCACCACGATCGCCACGGCGCGGGAACGCTTCCTCTCTGACGACGACGTACCGGTCGGCGTGCGCGAGAGCATCTCCACCTCGTGGCGCCGATCGCGGGCCTTCAACGTGCACGCGGATCGTCTCGAACTGCCCTTCGTCCGCGAACCCAATCTCGAGAGTCCCCTGGTGAGTGCGGCCCGGCCCGTCATCCGGCAGCTCGCCGACGACCTGTCGGCCGAACCGGTCAGCATCATCCTGACCTCCCCGGACGGTGTGGTGCTGTCCCGGGCCACCGCCCACCGGCCGCTGGAACGCATGCTCGACGACGTGAGCCTGGCCCCCGGGTACAGCTACAGCGAAGAGCATGCCGGCACCAACGGGATCGGCACCGCACTGGAGAACCGGCAGGCCACCCTGGTACGTGGATCCGAGCACTACGCCGGGGTACTGGCCGACCTGTCCTGCGCCGGCGTCCCGATCGTGCACCCGGTGTCCGGCGCGTGCGTGGGCGCCCTCGACCTCACCGGCCTCGCCGACGACGGCGGCCCGCTGCTGCTGTCACTCGCGAAGTCGGCGACCGCACAGATCGAACAGCGGATGTTGTCGCAGGCCAGCGAACACGAATCCCGTCTGCTCAACGCCTACCTCGCCACGTGTCGACGCGCCCCACAGATGATGGTGCTGGCCATCGCCGGTGAGGTGGTGCTGATGAACCAGCGCCTGCGGTTGGCCATCGATCCCCAGGATCACATCTCGCTGCTCGAGCACGCGGTGGATCAAACGCTCGACACGACGGCGTCCCGCCGGGTCGGCACGATGGCCAGCGGCCGGGTCGCGCGGCTGTCGCCCGTTCCGGAGTTCTGGGACGACACAGCGGGGATGGCCATCTTCCATGTTCACCTGATCGACACCGGTGAGCGCGCCGAACCGGCCACGGCCCGCAGACGCGGAACCGCACTTCCCGGCGTCGTCGGACGGAGTTCCTCGTGGCATCAGGCCTGTGATCGGGTGGTCCGTTCCCTCCGAGCCGGCGACTGGCTCGCGGTGTCCGGCGAACCCGGGACCGGACGATCCACCGTGCTGCGGACCGGTGCCGCCCTGACTCGTGGCAATGTCCGCGTGTTCTCGGCCGCCGACCTACGGATACCGCAATCCCTCGATGCGCTCGACACTGAACTCGACCGGGAGGACTTCAGTATCGTGCTGCGCGACGTCGACGCGCTCGACGGCGACACGCTCGACCACATCGCCGACATGCTGCAGGGGCGCGAAGGCGCCGGCTGGGTGGGAGTGACCGTCGGTGACCTGACCGTCGATGCCCTGCACGACGCGGACGCGGCAGCCATTCTGCTGCCGTTCTTCACCCACACCGTGCCCATCCCACCGCTGCGTCACCGCATCGAGGATCTGCAGGATCTGATCCCGTCGCTGCTGCGCCAACTGACGCGTGGGCGCGAGCTGACGGTGTCCTCGGCGGCCATGCGTCAGCTTGCGAAGTACAGTTGGCCCGGCAACGTCGCCGAGCTCCGGCAGATCCTGCGCGAGATCGTCACCCACCAGCGGTCGGGGGTCATCGACGTCAACCAGCTTCCGCCGTCGTGCCGGGCGCTCAGTCGGCACACCCTGACCCGGATCGAGGCGATGGAACGCGACGCGATCATCCGGAGTCTTGAAGAGAACGGTGGCCACAAGCCGGCTGCCGCTGCCGCGCTGGGCATTTCACGCGCGACGATCTATCGGAAGATCAAGGAGTTCGGCATCGACCTCTGA
- a CDS encoding RidA family protein yields MNTPTPTTVRINPTRINPTTWNAQFRFDHAQLRPAPQEVLTIAGQASVDDDGTVLHEGDVAAQLSLAVHHIEEILAQADMTLADVHMLTIYATDIPATLAAYEALTERLDAHGATPPAALVGVAALALPGLAIEITAQAGR; encoded by the coding sequence ATGAACACACCGACCCCCACCACCGTTCGTATCAACCCGACTCGAATCAACCCCACGACCTGGAACGCACAGTTCCGCTTCGATCACGCCCAGCTGCGGCCTGCCCCACAGGAAGTGCTGACCATCGCCGGACAGGCATCGGTCGACGATGACGGCACCGTCCTGCACGAGGGCGACGTGGCCGCGCAACTGTCGTTGGCCGTGCACCACATCGAAGAGATCCTCGCCCAGGCGGATATGACGCTCGCCGACGTCCACATGCTGACCATCTACGCCACCGACATCCCCGCGACCCTGGCGGCCTACGAGGCGCTGACCGAACGGCTCGACGCCCACGGCGCCACCCCGCCGGCCGCGTTGGTCGGTGTCGCCGCCCTCGCGTTGCCCGGCCTGGCGATCGAGATCACCGCGCAGGCGGGTCGGTGA
- a CDS encoding helix-turn-helix transcriptional regulator — translation MTTSLTLERVRSDVDVLARAGLDVGDFLGEAISSLVRAVPHAAACMATVDPNTLLLTSTRKYGNLLGRNDHDDEWGLREYGAPECSSFRQLARAGIDAVGMHEMTAGKTQDSPRMHEFMRPNYDFTDEARLILRDGDQVWGAIAFFREFEEKPFTSGEVDFLRTLSQPLARGVRTGLLATIVAEPQAVPSGPCVLIVDSHNQMIQMSAGAEERLADLLSGANSGAATSVITGLVSAARRYGRGESEVPPRLRVRGASGMWLVVHASPLSSTVDRVGEVVVTIEEARPPEIVPLVVAAFGLTSRERDVTQMVLQGVATKDIAATLHVSAYTVQDHLKSIFDKAGVRSRRELIARVYFDQYAPRMNDPLLPSGSYATSPSGLM, via the coding sequence ATGACGACGAGTCTGACCCTCGAGCGCGTGCGCAGCGATGTCGACGTCCTCGCCCGCGCCGGCCTCGACGTCGGCGATTTCCTCGGCGAGGCGATCAGCTCATTGGTCCGGGCCGTCCCGCACGCGGCGGCGTGTATGGCCACGGTCGACCCCAACACGCTGCTGCTCACCAGCACCCGCAAGTACGGAAACCTGTTGGGCCGCAACGACCACGACGATGAGTGGGGACTGCGCGAATACGGGGCGCCGGAATGCTCGTCGTTTCGGCAGCTCGCCCGGGCCGGCATCGACGCGGTCGGCATGCACGAGATGACCGCGGGCAAGACCCAGGATTCGCCCCGCATGCACGAGTTCATGCGGCCGAACTACGACTTCACCGACGAAGCGCGACTGATCCTGCGCGACGGCGATCAGGTATGGGGCGCCATCGCCTTCTTCCGCGAATTCGAGGAGAAGCCCTTCACCTCCGGCGAGGTGGACTTCCTACGTACGCTGTCCCAGCCCTTGGCCCGGGGTGTGCGGACCGGCTTGCTCGCCACCATCGTCGCCGAGCCGCAGGCGGTGCCGTCCGGCCCGTGCGTCCTGATCGTCGATAGCCACAACCAGATGATCCAGATGAGTGCCGGCGCCGAAGAGCGGCTGGCAGACCTGTTGTCCGGCGCGAACAGCGGTGCCGCGACGTCGGTGATCACTGGCCTGGTGAGCGCCGCACGCCGCTACGGGCGCGGCGAATCCGAGGTTCCGCCGCGGCTGCGGGTGCGCGGAGCGTCAGGCATGTGGCTGGTGGTGCACGCGTCGCCGTTGTCGAGCACCGTCGATCGGGTGGGCGAAGTGGTGGTCACCATCGAGGAGGCGCGTCCCCCGGAGATCGTGCCGCTCGTCGTCGCGGCTTTCGGACTCACCTCCCGCGAGCGCGACGTCACGCAGATGGTGCTGCAGGGTGTGGCGACCAAGGACATCGCCGCCACCCTGCACGTATCCGCCTACACCGTCCAGGACCACTTGAAGTCGATCTTCGACAAGGCCGGTGTGCGCAGCCGACGCGAACTCATCGCGCGCGTCTACTTCGACCAGTACGCGCCCAGGATGAACGACCCGTTGTTGCCGTCGGGGTCTTACGCCACGAGCCCATCCGGATTGATGTGA
- a CDS encoding FAD-binding oxidoreductase, translated as MSVTTPEEHIPPTRTLDVTELGAAVAGPVLTPEDADYATELAGFNAAGTPAPAVVVGATSAADVAEAVRYARANGLRVGARATGHGAAIDGRGYLMVTTARMTEIHVDPAARTARVGAGVRWRDLAPATAPHGLTGLAGSSSSVGIVGYTLGGGLSPLGRQFGYAADRVRRIELVTADGIIRTVDAGAGSDLFWALLGGRDGCGVVTAIEFELLDLSTIYGGGVFFAGDAAEQVLHMWRDWAPTLPDTAGTSVAILRLPPDPTLPPPLQGQTAVHLRFTYTGDPAVGAQLLAPMMSAGPVLLQNVDVLPTAALDAVHMDPPGPLPSVERGCAIRDLPVEAVDAVLAVAGPQVASPLAIVEIRLLGGALAAPQGVPNAVTGRAAGYTVLAIGVPAGPLGEQAGAHVAAVNGAVAPWSAGGLLNFAGQTPAAELPTLWSAAEWSRLAEIRRRHDSTGMFSRLG; from the coding sequence ATGTCCGTCACCACCCCCGAAGAACACATCCCACCCACCCGCACCCTCGACGTCACGGAGCTCGGCGCGGCCGTCGCCGGCCCGGTGCTCACCCCCGAGGACGCCGACTACGCCACCGAACTCGCCGGCTTCAATGCGGCAGGCACACCGGCACCCGCCGTCGTGGTCGGCGCGACCTCCGCCGCCGACGTGGCCGAGGCGGTGCGCTACGCCCGGGCCAACGGGTTGCGCGTCGGCGCCCGGGCCACCGGCCACGGAGCAGCCATCGACGGGCGCGGCTACCTGATGGTCACCACCGCCCGGATGACGGAGATCCATGTCGATCCGGCGGCCAGGACCGCGCGGGTCGGCGCGGGCGTGCGGTGGCGTGACCTCGCCCCGGCGACCGCACCGCACGGACTGACCGGGCTGGCCGGGTCGTCGTCGTCGGTGGGCATCGTCGGCTACACGCTGGGCGGCGGGCTCAGCCCGCTGGGACGCCAGTTCGGTTACGCCGCCGACCGCGTGCGACGCATCGAACTGGTCACCGCCGACGGCATCATCCGCACGGTCGACGCCGGCGCGGGCTCCGATCTGTTCTGGGCACTGCTCGGCGGCCGCGACGGTTGCGGTGTCGTCACGGCGATCGAGTTCGAACTGCTCGATCTGAGCACGATCTACGGGGGTGGGGTCTTCTTCGCCGGCGACGCCGCCGAACAGGTGCTGCACATGTGGCGCGATTGGGCGCCGACCCTGCCGGACACGGCCGGGACGTCGGTGGCCATCCTGCGACTCCCACCGGATCCCACCCTGCCGCCGCCGCTGCAAGGCCAGACCGCCGTGCACCTGCGGTTCACCTACACCGGCGATCCAGCCGTGGGTGCCCAACTGCTGGCGCCGATGATGTCTGCCGGACCGGTACTGCTGCAGAACGTCGACGTGTTGCCGACCGCGGCGCTCGACGCCGTGCACATGGACCCACCCGGCCCGCTGCCCAGCGTGGAGCGCGGCTGCGCCATCCGCGACCTGCCGGTCGAGGCGGTCGACGCCGTGTTGGCCGTCGCCGGCCCGCAGGTGGCGAGTCCGCTGGCCATCGTCGAGATCCGCCTGCTCGGCGGCGCCCTGGCCGCACCCCAGGGGGTGCCGAACGCAGTGACCGGGCGTGCCGCCGGTTATACGGTGCTGGCGATCGGGGTGCCCGCGGGCCCGTTGGGCGAGCAGGCGGGCGCACATGTCGCCGCCGTCAACGGCGCGGTCGCACCGTGGTCGGCCGGCGGTCTGCTCAACTTCGCCGGCCAGACCCCGGCCGCTGAGTTGCCCACGCTCTGGTCGGCCGCCGAGTGGTCACGACTCGCGGAGATCCGACGCCGGCACGACTCGACAGGGATGTTCTCCCGCCTCGGGTGA
- a CDS encoding DUF6891 domain-containing protein — translation MRPHFVEVDEGSVMRGERLTDLRELIRSRLVPGFTGIDEVVSDARDWAEDNGEATDEVTAEVRRMWDARRAEEAAWTDTGDFGRLRAAFAELDDIGVLARMNFACCAKCATASIDDERTPAPDRDDWYKFREWAYVFFDEQDAAHLADDDPVLHLSYSGFRPHESVPESVLDAMSDGDTDAEHLAYAQTETLLAEQIVAVLARHELEVSWSGSPHDRIGVLVRAWRKALPDTDDV, via the coding sequence ATGCGTCCACACTTCGTGGAGGTCGACGAGGGGAGCGTGATGCGGGGAGAACGTCTCACCGATCTGCGGGAGCTGATCAGGTCGCGACTGGTGCCGGGGTTCACCGGCATCGACGAGGTCGTGTCCGACGCCCGCGATTGGGCCGAGGACAACGGGGAAGCAACCGATGAGGTGACCGCCGAGGTGCGACGGATGTGGGACGCGCGCCGAGCGGAGGAGGCGGCCTGGACCGACACCGGCGACTTCGGCCGATTGCGTGCCGCGTTCGCCGAACTCGACGACATCGGGGTGCTGGCCCGCATGAACTTCGCCTGCTGCGCGAAATGCGCGACCGCGTCCATCGACGACGAACGCACCCCGGCACCCGACCGCGACGACTGGTACAAGTTCCGGGAATGGGCCTACGTCTTCTTCGACGAACAGGACGCAGCCCACCTCGCCGACGACGACCCGGTTCTGCACCTGTCCTACAGCGGTTTCCGGCCGCACGAATCTGTACCCGAATCGGTGCTGGATGCGATGTCGGACGGCGACACCGACGCAGAGCACCTCGCCTACGCGCAGACCGAGACGCTGCTCGCCGAGCAGATCGTGGCGGTGCTCGCCAGACACGAGCTCGAGGTGAGCTGGTCGGGTTCACCCCACGACCGGATCGGTGTCCTGGTGCGTGCGTGGCGCAAAGCGTTGCCGGACACCGACGACGTGTGA
- a CDS encoding PfkB family carbohydrate kinase — protein sequence MGVTAPSPVRPTSVARSSSRLRGEIASQRLIERGVACVAPTDGADGASVVTADRVGHATACVVDVVDTSGCGDAFSAGSLAARGTGGSAWVRRGRLCRSRNRRLRTRLRSSGDDVGDPCRTADRPPASAI from the coding sequence GTGGGAGTCACGGCGCCTTCGCCTGTTCGACCGACATCGGTCGCGCGCTCGAGCTCCAGATTGCGCGGCGAGATCGCGAGCCAGCGGCTCATCGAGCGCGGTGTCGCGTGTGTTGCACCCACCGACGGCGCCGACGGCGCCTCCGTGGTGACCGCCGACAGGGTCGGTCACGCCACGGCATGTGTTGTCGACGTGGTCGACACCAGCGGCTGCGGCGACGCCTTCTCCGCCGGGTCTCTCGCCGCCCGGGGCACGGGAGGGTCTGCGTGGGTCCGCCGAGGTCGGTTGTGCCGTAGCCGAAATCGTCGCCTGCGGACTCGGCTCCGATCATCGGGAGATGACGTGGGAGACCCGTGTCGGACAGCTGACCGCCCCCCAGCGTCGGCCATCTGA
- a CDS encoding TetR/AcrR family transcriptional regulator, whose protein sequence is MPVTTRDSAAAERIRQAAIASFAEVGYGGTSTRQIAKRLNMSAAAMYPHYKSKEELLYVIALDGHRGVLSALREADDDALPAADRLRTVIEVFTRWQAEHHELAKVVQYELHGLTREHYRTITAIRRETSAVLATIVQGGIDSGEFTVAVADDAVLALSSLCVDVCRWFPSRTHRDPVALGRAYGELAVRMVR, encoded by the coding sequence ATGCCGGTGACGACGCGCGACTCCGCGGCCGCCGAACGGATCCGGCAGGCGGCGATCGCCTCGTTCGCCGAGGTGGGTTACGGCGGCACGTCGACACGGCAGATCGCCAAGCGGCTGAACATGAGTGCTGCGGCCATGTATCCGCACTACAAATCGAAAGAAGAACTGCTCTACGTCATCGCGCTGGACGGCCACCGCGGCGTCTTGTCGGCATTGCGCGAGGCGGACGACGACGCGCTGCCCGCCGCCGACCGGCTGCGGACCGTGATCGAGGTGTTCACCCGCTGGCAGGCCGAGCACCACGAGCTGGCCAAGGTCGTGCAATACGAACTGCACGGACTCACCCGCGAGCACTACCGGACGATCACCGCGATCCGGCGCGAGACCTCCGCCGTGTTGGCCACGATCGTGCAGGGTGGGATCGACTCCGGTGAGTTCACCGTCGCCGTCGCCGACGACGCGGTGCTGGCCCTGTCGTCGTTGTGCGTCGACGTGTGCCGGTGGTTCCCCTCACGAACCCACCGGGATCCGGTGGCGCTAGGGCGGGCCTACGGGGAGCTTGCGGTCCGCATGGTGCGGTGA
- a CDS encoding HNH endonuclease produces MRTSGDLTTITDSLRELHFDDDMSGRAAFDAMTALVTLRNLIEHHAATVVGHLDRLGVATDHGRKVSELLIVMGLAPAVASRLIRIAAARTKLPTLGAHAADGAISAEHVDAVGKGVEHVATRSAEPIDDPARLNIVTDLLAQFFSGATPAEIGKHARRLGNQHAEDTGGLPASEDRNLNALTHDVDGDGRLQVRADLNTEVGEKFSAAMEELAAPRPEPDGSPDARGPERRHADALEALLDIAARSGDAASAPRHQMLVSVPADTPDLAELPFMGSLTEATLRTLTCDTTATVAIVDGEQVPMEMSKEKRLFPPHLRKALHKRDQCCIKCGVAATRCQGHHLVHWADGGITVLDNGCLLCPSCHADIHHNGWEVIMGHDRHPWLIPPVSVDPHRRPIPAYNRRTLNLDNLPAAA; encoded by the coding sequence ATGAGAACTTCGGGGGATCTCACCACCATCACTGATTCATTGCGCGAGCTGCATTTTGACGACGACATGTCGGGGCGGGCGGCGTTCGACGCGATGACCGCGCTGGTCACGTTGCGTAATCTGATCGAGCATCACGCTGCCACGGTGGTCGGCCATCTCGACCGACTCGGCGTGGCCACCGATCACGGCCGCAAGGTGAGTGAACTGTTGATCGTGATGGGGTTGGCCCCGGCGGTCGCCTCCCGGTTGATCCGGATCGCCGCCGCCCGCACGAAACTCCCGACCCTGGGCGCCCATGCCGCCGATGGGGCGATCTCGGCCGAACATGTCGACGCGGTCGGCAAAGGTGTCGAGCACGTCGCGACAAGATCGGCGGAACCGATCGACGACCCGGCACGTCTGAACATCGTGACCGACCTCCTCGCCCAATTCTTCTCCGGCGCCACCCCCGCCGAGATCGGAAAACACGCCCGCCGGCTGGGTAACCAGCACGCCGAGGACACCGGTGGGCTACCCGCATCCGAGGACCGCAACCTCAACGCCCTCACCCACGACGTCGACGGCGACGGCCGCCTGCAGGTGCGCGCCGACCTCAACACCGAAGTCGGCGAAAAATTCAGTGCGGCGATGGAAGAGTTGGCCGCACCCCGACCCGAACCCGACGGCTCACCCGATGCCCGCGGCCCGGAGCGCCGCCACGCCGATGCACTCGAAGCGTTGTTGGATATCGCCGCCCGCAGCGGGGATGCCGCGTCCGCACCGCGTCATCAGATGCTGGTGTCGGTACCGGCCGATACCCCGGACCTGGCCGAACTACCGTTCATGGGGTCACTCACCGAAGCCACGTTGCGCACCCTGACCTGCGACACCACCGCGACCGTGGCGATCGTCGACGGTGAGCAGGTGCCGATGGAGATGAGTAAGGAGAAACGCCTGTTCCCGCCCCACCTACGCAAAGCCTTGCACAAGCGGGATCAGTGCTGCATCAAATGCGGAGTGGCGGCCACCCGCTGCCAGGGACACCATCTCGTGCATTGGGCTGACGGTGGAATCACAGTGCTGGACAACGGATGCCTGCTATGCCCATCCTGTCACGCCGACATCCACCACAACGGATGGGAGGTGATCATGGGCCACGACCGACACCCCTGGCTCATCCCACCCGTTTCGGTCGACCCGCACCGCCGACCGATACCCGCCTACAACCGACGCACCCTGAACCTCGACAACCTGCCTGCAGCCGCCTGA
- the groL gene encoding chaperonin GroEL (60 kDa chaperone family; promotes refolding of misfolded polypeptides especially under stressful conditions; forms two stacked rings of heptamers to form a barrel-shaped 14mer; ends can be capped by GroES; misfolded proteins enter the barrel where they are refolded when GroES binds) — MAKELRYNAEARLRLERGVNALADAVKVTLGPKGRNAVLEKLTGPPTITNDGVTIAREIQLRDPFANMGAQLVKEVAMKTNGVVGDGTTTATVLAQAMVREGLRAVDQGANPMRVRRGIERAVGAVIDALTDQAVQIGGRADLERIASLAASDDDVIGEVIASAVEHVGRTGVITTEESDALGLSVDVVDGIEFDHGYISGYMVTDHERMEAVLDNPVVLLTNKKITSVQEIMPAVESAKRADRPLLVLAEEVDGPALQLLVGGNMHRTMQSVVVRAPGFGHRRVAELEDLAIALGGHVIAKDTGLELSEVSLEHLGTCDRVTVTENETTIVGAHGDQSLVDARVGQLEAQLGRARIDADRDALELRIARLTGRVAVIRVGGVTSVELKERMLRVEDALAATRAAVEAGIVSGGGTALAQAHRALEALADQGDRAPGDEAVGIDVVRRSLAEPLRWIATNAGFDGDEVVRVVTGLPIGHGFNALTGGYGDMFDEGVIDPCKVTRAALESAASIAALLITTETAVVEEVLTHPGAIEAPGFGDLAEGMVRPSNIY; from the coding sequence ATGGCCAAAGAGTTGCGCTACAACGCCGAAGCGCGGCTACGGCTGGAACGGGGCGTCAACGCCCTCGCAGACGCAGTCAAGGTGACCCTCGGACCCAAAGGCCGCAACGCGGTCCTCGAGAAGCTCACCGGCCCACCCACCATCACCAACGACGGGGTCACCATCGCCCGGGAGATCCAACTGCGAGATCCCTTCGCCAACATGGGCGCCCAGTTGGTGAAAGAAGTCGCCATGAAGACCAACGGGGTGGTGGGCGACGGCACCACCACCGCCACGGTGCTGGCCCAGGCGATGGTCCGCGAAGGACTGCGCGCGGTCGATCAGGGCGCCAACCCGATGCGGGTGCGCCGCGGTATCGAGCGTGCCGTCGGCGCCGTCATCGACGCACTCACCGACCAGGCGGTCCAGATCGGCGGACGCGCCGATCTCGAGCGGATCGCCAGTCTGGCCGCCAGCGACGACGACGTCATCGGCGAGGTGATCGCCTCGGCGGTCGAACATGTCGGCCGCACCGGTGTGATCACCACTGAGGAGAGCGACGCACTCGGTCTGTCGGTCGATGTGGTCGACGGTATCGAGTTCGACCACGGCTACATCTCCGGCTACATGGTGACCGACCACGAACGCATGGAGGCCGTCCTCGACAACCCGGTCGTCCTGCTGACGAACAAGAAGATCACCTCGGTGCAGGAGATCATGCCGGCCGTCGAGTCGGCCAAGCGCGCCGACCGCCCGCTGCTCGTGCTGGCCGAAGAGGTCGACGGCCCGGCGCTGCAACTGCTCGTCGGCGGCAACATGCACCGGACGATGCAATCGGTGGTCGTCCGTGCCCCCGGATTCGGCCATCGGCGGGTCGCCGAACTCGAGGATCTCGCGATAGCGCTCGGCGGGCATGTGATCGCCAAGGACACCGGACTGGAGCTCTCCGAGGTCTCGCTGGAACACCTGGGCACCTGTGACCGGGTGACCGTCACCGAGAACGAGACCACGATCGTGGGCGCACATGGCGACCAGTCCTTGGTCGACGCCCGGGTCGGGCAGCTCGAGGCACAGCTCGGCCGGGCGCGCATCGACGCCGACCGCGACGCCCTCGAGTTGCGCATCGCGCGTCTGACCGGCCGGGTGGCGGTGATCCGCGTGGGCGGTGTCACCAGCGTCGAACTCAAGGAGCGCATGCTCCGCGTCGAGGATGCGCTGGCGGCGACGCGGGCGGCCGTGGAGGCCGGCATCGTCTCCGGCGGCGGGACCGCCCTCGCGCAGGCCCATCGGGCGCTCGAGGCACTGGCCGACCAGGGTGACCGGGCACCGGGTGACGAAGCGGTCGGCATCGACGTGGTGCGGCGCTCGCTGGCCGAACCGCTGCGCTGGATCGCGACGAACGCCGGATTCGATGGTGACGAGGTTGTGCGGGTGGTGACCGGGCTCCCCATCGGGCATGGTTTCAACGCGCTGACCGGCGGATACGGCGACATGTTCGACGAAGGGGTGATCGACCCCTGCAAGGTGACGCGGGCTGCGCTGGAAAGCGCCGCGTCCATCGCCGCGCTACTGATCACCACCGAGACCGCCGTCGTGGAGGAGGTGCTCACCCATCCCGGCGCCATCGAGGCCCCGGGCTTCGGCGACCTCGCCGAGGGGATGGTGCGGCCGTCCAATATCTACTGA